A stretch of the Desulfobacter sp. genome encodes the following:
- a CDS encoding RnfABCDGE type electron transport complex subunit B, with translation MLQSIMMMGGLGIAIGTALVIASKAFYVYEDPKVVAIDDALPGANCGGCGYPGCTANAEAIAKGEQDVNSCVAAGEEVAVAIAAIMGVSISDKEPEFARPGCHYGNEDADLNYHYNGIRDCRAAAMLMGGMKVCRIGCLGLGTCVTACKFGALSIGEDHLPHVDQEKCTGCGACESICPKNIIRLTSVTRRIMREYTRDECTTPCQRACPSGIDIKEYIRLIKEGDYHGSLQVIKERMPFPTVISRICPALCEFDCRRLIQDESVAINHLKRFVCDYEMNQDKRIQPYTAPATDKKIAVIGGGVEGLSAGYFSARLGHHSVVFEAGDSLGGILRKAIARDRLSMDVLDWDIQGIADLGVEMRTRQKAGQDFTIPGLLQEGYDAVFTATGGWDSRLASGDLDRAANIIPGTYLLIDLLRSKEQESLRPDTGKTVVIAGGGLRLPKAVEILKASGAEKIFVISRKEAKDSSFDQAGIDALASAGVNILYNTGIIKILGKEAALTGVEYIELDTGVKHVIDTNNLILGAGRFPELVFVPQGCDENDETKDMDGDSAMPLTWEGVELVKKPDANRELGLLSSQDVISEYPSAVAAINGGRKAATLMHHMIYGIEHQDPDRMITPKSMIQDVQSLNQVVPSPRNILEFSAGEHKRNDRFSTGFSSDAAREEAGRCLRCGLICYEKV, from the coding sequence ATGCTGCAATCAATTATGATGATGGGTGGATTGGGCATTGCGATTGGTACGGCTCTGGTGATCGCATCAAAAGCGTTTTATGTATATGAGGACCCCAAAGTTGTCGCCATTGACGATGCTTTGCCAGGGGCAAATTGCGGAGGCTGCGGATACCCCGGCTGCACCGCCAATGCAGAGGCCATTGCCAAAGGAGAGCAGGATGTCAATTCCTGTGTGGCTGCCGGTGAAGAGGTGGCCGTGGCCATTGCTGCAATCATGGGGGTTTCCATTTCTGATAAGGAACCTGAATTTGCCCGGCCCGGGTGCCACTATGGAAATGAGGACGCAGATCTCAATTACCATTATAATGGCATAAGGGACTGCAGGGCCGCGGCCATGCTCATGGGCGGGATGAAGGTTTGCCGTATCGGTTGTTTGGGCTTGGGAACCTGTGTGACCGCCTGTAAGTTCGGTGCCCTTTCCATTGGAGAGGATCATCTTCCCCATGTAGACCAGGAAAAATGTACGGGCTGCGGTGCCTGTGAAAGTATCTGTCCCAAAAATATTATCCGTCTCACCTCGGTGACCCGCAGAATTATGCGCGAATACACCCGGGATGAATGTACCACCCCCTGCCAAAGAGCCTGCCCTTCCGGCATTGATATTAAAGAGTATATCAGACTGATCAAGGAGGGAGACTATCATGGATCCTTGCAGGTGATTAAGGAGAGAATGCCCTTTCCCACAGTGATTTCAAGAATTTGTCCGGCTCTGTGTGAGTTTGACTGCCGCCGTCTGATTCAGGATGAGTCTGTGGCCATTAACCACTTAAAGCGGTTTGTCTGTGATTATGAAATGAATCAGGACAAGCGGATTCAGCCCTATACCGCACCTGCCACCGATAAAAAAATTGCTGTGATCGGCGGCGGGGTTGAAGGACTTTCTGCCGGGTATTTTTCCGCCCGTTTAGGCCATCATTCTGTTGTTTTTGAGGCTGGAGATTCTTTGGGCGGTATCTTAAGAAAGGCCATAGCAAGGGATCGGCTCTCCATGGATGTGTTGGACTGGGATATCCAGGGGATTGCTGATCTCGGGGTGGAGATGCGCACCCGTCAAAAGGCGGGACAGGATTTTACCATTCCAGGGCTTTTACAAGAGGGATATGATGCGGTCTTTACGGCCACAGGGGGGTGGGATTCCAGGCTGGCCTCCGGGGATTTGGACCGGGCGGCCAACATCATTCCCGGCACCTACCTGCTCATTGACCTGCTTCGCAGCAAAGAGCAAGAGTCCCTAAGACCTGATACCGGTAAGACTGTTGTTATTGCCGGGGGCGGTCTTCGTCTTCCCAAAGCCGTCGAGATTCTCAAGGCCTCCGGGGCTGAAAAAATATTTGTAATTTCACGAAAAGAGGCCAAGGATTCATCCTTTGATCAAGCCGGGATTGATGCCCTTGCAAGTGCCGGGGTCAACATCCTCTACAATACCGGAATTATAAAGATTTTAGGAAAAGAGGCTGCTTTAACCGGGGTTGAGTATATAGAGCTTGACACAGGCGTGAAACATGTTATTGATACTAACAATCTTATCTTGGGGGCGGGGCGTTTTCCAGAGCTGGTTTTCGTGCCCCAGGGGTGTGATGAAAATGATGAAACAAAAGATATGGATGGTGATTCAGCAATGCCGCTGACTTGGGAAGGTGTAGAACTGGTCAAAAAACCAGATGCAAACAGGGAACTGGGACTGCTTTCCAGCCAGGATGTCATTTCCGAATACCCGTCGGCTGTGGCAGCCATCAACGGCGGAAGAAAAGCAGCAACCCTGATGCACCATATGATTTACGGCATTGAACACCAAGATCCGGACAGAATGATCACACCAAAATCCATGATCCAGGATGTCCAATCCCTGAACCAGGTTGTTCCTTCACCCCGAAATATCCTTGAATTTTCAGCAGGAGAACATAAAAGAAATGACCGGTTTTCAACCGGTTTTTCTTCTGACGCCGCAAGGGAAGAGGCAGGCCGCTGTCTGCGTTGCGGTTTGATCTGTTATGAAAAAGTTTAA
- a CDS encoding manganese-dependent inorganic pyrophosphatase gives MSTLVFGHKNPDTDSVVAAIALADLKKSLGEDIAPAIQGQLNPESKFVLDKFGLAAPEVITSFAGKDVYLVDHSDLAQSPDDLADANILGIVDHHKLGDVTTGQPLECWIWPVGCTCTVIASMYKYFDVEIPKGIAGAMLCAILSDTVIFKSATCTDSDKKVCAELSEICGESDLETLGIEMFKVKSAVEGTPIRELVLRDYKDFNMSGNGVGCGQLELVDLSIVDGIKADLEKDIRDLKAEKGHHTVLLMLTDIMKEGTELLIASDDEAVVEKTFGAKIADSKCWLPGIMSRKKQIVPDLEKTFG, from the coding sequence ATGTCAACTCTTGTATTTGGTCACAAGAACCCAGATACCGATTCCGTGGTTGCCGCCATTGCGCTGGCCGACCTTAAAAAATCACTTGGTGAAGATATTGCACCGGCCATTCAGGGTCAGCTGAACCCTGAGTCCAAATTTGTTCTGGACAAATTTGGCCTGGCAGCCCCTGAAGTCATCACCAGTTTTGCCGGCAAAGATGTATATCTTGTGGATCATTCAGACCTGGCCCAAAGCCCTGACGATTTGGCTGATGCAAATATCCTGGGTATTGTGGACCATCATAAATTGGGCGATGTCACCACAGGACAGCCCCTGGAATGCTGGATCTGGCCTGTAGGCTGTACCTGCACCGTCATTGCATCCATGTATAAATACTTTGATGTTGAAATCCCCAAGGGGATTGCCGGTGCAATGCTTTGCGCCATTCTGTCTGATACGGTAATCTTCAAGTCTGCCACCTGCACGGATTCTGACAAAAAAGTCTGTGCCGAACTGTCTGAAATCTGCGGTGAAAGCGATCTGGAAACTCTGGGCATTGAAATGTTCAAGGTTAAATCAGCCGTGGAAGGCACGCCCATCCGCGAACTGGTTCTCCGTGACTATAAAGACTTTAACATGAGCGGAAACGGCGTTGGCTGCGGCCAGCTTGAACTGGTTGATCTGTCCATTGTTGACGGCATCAAGGCAGATCTTGAAAAAGATATCCGTGATCTTAAGGCTGAAAAAGGCCATCACACCGTCCTGCTCATGCTCACCGACATCATGAAAGAGGGCACTGAGCTGCTCATCGCATCCGACGATGAAGCTGTTGTGGAAAAAACCTTTGGTGCCAAAATTGCCGACTCCAAATGCTGGCTCCCCGGCATCATGAGCCGTAAAAAACAGATCGTTCCTGATCTGGAAAAAACCTTTGGCTAA